A segment of the Streptomyces sp. XD-27 genome:
CCGCGTGCCGCCCCGGGCCGCCGGTCGCCGAGAACGCCAGTCGGACCGCCGCGGACTCCGCTATCCAGCACCGGCCGGCGCGGATGCCGTCCTGGATCGCCGTGCGCGACAGGTCGTCGGCGAGCACCACCGTCTGCGGCATCCCCACCACCTGCGGTTCCCGGTGGGCGTCGCTGTGGCCCACGGCCGGCAGCCAGCGGCCGCCCGAGCGGGCGGCGGCCACCAGGGTGTTGTCCCACTCCGCGATCGTCACCTCGTCATCGGGGTGAAGGTGCCGTTCCACACCTCGACCGCGTCGGCCTCGTTGAAGCCGAACTTCCAGTTGCAGCCGACGCAGGTGCCGTGCGGGTGCGCCGGGACGACCAGCCCGCCCGCCTGCCGGATCTTGCGCGCGTACCGCCCGAAGGCGTTGTCCCGGGCCCGGTAGCGCCAGTCGATGAAGACCCCGGGGTCGGTGCCGAGCGCCACCACGTGGCCGTTGCGTGTGGTGACCTCCTCGCCGGTGAGGATCAGCAGGTCGTCGCCCCACAGGCCCTCGAACGCGCCATGGCTGGAGGTGGTGTTGTGCTCGGTGGTGGTGATGAAGTCCAGCCCCGCGGCACGCGCCGCGGCCACCAGCTCCGCCGGGGTGCGTTTGCCGTCCGAGTACACCGTGTGCAGATGGCTGTCCCCGCGGTACCAGGCACGCCCCCGTCCCTTCGCCCGCTGCGGCGGATACACCGGCCTCGGGGTCTCGCCCTGTTCCCCGAACCGCAGCGTCACCGTCACCTCGTACGCCAGCCCCTGCGGCGCGACCGTGTACGGGCCGAGCACGACATGCCAGGTCCCCGCGTTCACCGGACCCGCCAGATACCCGGGCGTGGCCTCCTCCGCGCTGATCGAGAACGCCGTGCGGGCCCCGCCGGACCAGCCGCGGAAGCCGCGCCCGCCCAGCGCGGTGCCCCGCTCGTCGAATATCCCGATGTCGCAGGCGTTCCCCTGGGTCCCGGACGGCACGGTGGGCTTGTCGTACGTATAGGAGACGGCGATCTCCCGGACCCCGCGCGGCACCTCGACCGGCAGGTAGACGAAGTCCGGCGCCCCGGTCGGCAGATGCCCGCGGACCGTCCGCGTCTGCTCGTCCCCCGCCTCCGCCCCCGTTCCCGCCGTCGCATCCGCCCCGTCCCGGTCCTCGGCGTGGGCGAACGTCACCGGGTCGAGTGTCATCGCCCCCGCCGCACCCGCCAGAGCCGAAAGCCTCAGTACATCGCGTCGTCGCATCCGTGCCCCCAGAGTCGGAAGTGCCGCGTGACACCGTTGTACGCCCACCCGACGCGAAGCGAAACGCCTGTGGATAACCGGGTGACGGTGCGAGAACATGCCAGGGCCGGTGCGAGAACATGCACGCGACCAGCACCGAACCCGCTCCATCAGGTCCCTCGCGGAGGTGTCCACCCGGCATGCGGATCTCCACCACCGTCTTCCTCACCGACGAGACCATCCGGCCCGTCCGACTCGCCCACGAGCTGGAACAGCGCGGCTTCGCCGCCCTCTACCTCCCCGAACACACCCACATCCCCGTCAGCCGCGACACCCCCGCACCCGGCGGCGGACCGCTGCCCCGCGCCTACGGCCGCACCCTCGACTCCTTCGTCGCCCTCGCCCAGGCCGCCGCCGTCACCGACCGGATCGGCCTCGCCACCGGCATCACCCTCGTCGCGCAGCACGACCCCATCGCCCTCGCCAAGCGCGCCGCCACCCTCGACTTCGTCTCCGGCGGACGGTTCACCCTCGGCGTCGGCTTCGGCTGGAACGTGGAGGAGGCCGCCGACCACGGCGTCCACTGGCCCACCCGCCGCCGCCTCGTCCGCGACCGCATGTCCCTGATGCGGGCGCTGTGGGCCGCCGAGCCCACCGCCTACGAGGGGGAGTTCGGCTCCGTGAGCGCCAGCCACGCCCACCCCAAACCGGTACGGAACCGGCAGCCCGGCGACCGGCTCACCGGCCCCCGCACCCTCCTTGGGGGAGCGGCCGGGCCGGGGCTGTTCGCCGACATCGCGGCCCACGCCGACGGCTGGCTCCCCGTCGGCGGCCGCGGCCTGACCGAGGCCCTCCCGCGACTGCGCCGGACCTGGGCGGACGCCGGGCGCGACCCGGCGGCACCGGAGGTCGTCCCGTACGCCGTACTGCCGTCCCCGGGCAAGCTCGCGCACCTCCGCGACCTCGGCATCGCGGAGGTCGTGCTGCAACTCCCGTCCGGCGACGAGAACGAGGTCCTGCGGACGTTGGACGCGTACGCGCGGTACCTGTGACCGGGGGTGGGCCGGGGCTGTCGGGCCGTCGCGCCGCTATTCCCGGACAGGGCCAGGTCAGGCCGTGATCAGTCGCACAGATCCGGTGCCCCGGCGGAGCCGCCCCTGTCACAGCCCGCTCGTATCCTCGGAGGATGACCACGAGCGCGCAGGGACCCCGCCCGTCCGCCCCCACCGCCAACGCCATGCGGCGTGCGCTCAAACGCGCCCGTGACGGGGTGGCGCTCGACGTCGCCGAGGCCGCTGTGCTGCTCCAGGCGCGCGGCGCGGACCTGGCGGACCTGTGCGCGTCCGCGGCCCGGGTCCGGGACGCCGGGCTGGAGGCCGCGGGCCGACCCGGCGTCATCACGTACTCCAAGAGCGTCTTCATCCCGCTCACCCGCCTGTGCCGCGACAAGTGCCACTACTGCACCTTCGCGACCGTCCCCGGCAAGCTGCGCCGCGCGGGCCACGGAATGTTCATGTCCCCCGACGAGGTGCTGGCCATCGCCCGGCGCGGTGCCGAACTGGGCTGCAAAGAGGCGCTGATCACGCTCGGGGACAAGCCGGAGGAGCGTTGGCCCGAGGCGCGCGAGTGGCTGGAGGCCGAGGGGTACGACGACACCATCGCGTACGTACGGGCCGTCTCGATCCGGATCCTGGAGGAGACCGGCCTGCTGCCGCACCTCAACCCCGGCATCATGACCTGGACCGACTTCCAGCGGCTCAAGCCGGTCTCCCCCTCCATGGGGCTGATGCTGGAGACCACGGCGACCCGGCTGTGGAGCGAGCCCGGCGGGCCGCACTACGGCTCACCCGACAAGGAGCCCGCCGTCCGGCTGCGGCACCTGGAGGACGCGGGCCGCAGCTCCGTCCCCCTCACCAGCGGGCTGCTGATCGGGATCGGCGAGACGTACGAGGAGCGGGCCGAGTCGCTCTTCGCGCTGCGCCGCGTCTCCCGCGCGTACCACGGCATCCAGGAACTCATCATGCAGAACTTCCGCGCCAAGCCGGACACGGCGATGCGCGGAATGCCGGACGCGGAACTGGACGAACTCGTCGCCACCGTCGCCGTCGCCCGGCACATCATGGGCCCTTCCGCCTGCCTCCAGGCGCCGCCCAACCTGGTGGACGACGAGTACGCGCGGCTCATCGGCGCCGGCATCGACGACTGGGGCGGGGTCTCCCCGGTCACCCCGGACCACGTCAACCCCGAGCGGCCCTGGCCCCAGATCGAGGAGCTGGCCGAGCGCTCGGCCGCCGCCGG
Coding sequences within it:
- a CDS encoding TIGR03619 family F420-dependent LLM class oxidoreductase, giving the protein MRISTTVFLTDETIRPVRLAHELEQRGFAALYLPEHTHIPVSRDTPAPGGGPLPRAYGRTLDSFVALAQAAAVTDRIGLATGITLVAQHDPIALAKRAATLDFVSGGRFTLGVGFGWNVEEAADHGVHWPTRRRLVRDRMSLMRALWAAEPTAYEGEFGSVSASHAHPKPVRNRQPGDRLTGPRTLLGGAAGPGLFADIAAHADGWLPVGGRGLTEALPRLRRTWADAGRDPAAPEVVPYAVLPSPGKLAHLRDLGIAEVVLQLPSGDENEVLRTLDAYARYL